The Dasypus novemcinctus isolate mDasNov1 chromosome 2, mDasNov1.1.hap2, whole genome shotgun sequence genome contains the following window.
GAAATTAAACTATGGTTTCTGaaaaatttaatttgtttaaagtATTTCTATTCATTGATGTGATTGCTATTTCAAGGACATAGACCAAATTTTATattggaataggaaaaaaaaggattaattTTATACTCAGCTCTGCTGTGTTGTGGAAAGTTTCTGTGACTggaaaactatcttttaaaaatgtgctgaGTATATCTTCTCTAGTTTgatatttaaaaaaggaatgcaTTATTTTTCTTGGGCATACAAAGCTTAGGGCTAGAACTTTTGATTATGAGGCTATCAAAATCTCTAACCAGAACTGTGGATGTCTTCTAAAttagcactgtccaatagaagtttctatgatgatggaaatgttctatatctgcacTGTCTcatacagtagccactagccagtATGGTTACTGGACACTTGAAATGTGATTAGTACAAATGaagaactaaattttaaaattaattcaaatcTAAATCTACATGTGGCTGTATTGATACTGCAGTTCCAGATTATTGCAACATCTTATTTCATAAGTTGgattttacattcaaaaagaaCAGTTTGACATCTTTgccaatatttaaatattaaaattatagcaTATGTGAAGCATGTTTCAAAGTTAATGCTCCTGTTATAAAACTGACTTTATATGGTCATAAGAACAAAgacttttcatttattattggGAAAGCTTTTGTGGGTACTTCTTGATCTTTAACCATCcacttttgactttttaaaaatcccagaaaattggcttttatacaggaatTAATGACTATACTACTAACTGTTACCTTAGATGAAAATGTAGATCGAGGAAGTTTCGTTTAAGGCACTGGTACAGTTCTGCCTTTGTTGCTCAGGGGTAACAGGAGTTGCCATAAAGGACCCAAGGAGCTGGAAACTTAGGGACTGAGCGTTAGCAGAATACACTGAACCCCAGACCCCCTCCATGGTAGGGGAGAGGCATTCTGAGCTAGAGATGGCTGGATGCATCATGGGTTATGGTTTAGGAGAGGGACTCCTAACTCTTTGCCACCCTGCATAGTTTTTTTAGAGTAGGGAAGAGACAATTGAAGTCTGAGGACCCTGGGCTTCATATGCTGGCATAAGAAAACTTTTTGTTGCTGGATGCCAACAGCCCACAAAGTGTGAATGCAGCACCAGTGTCAGCTGGAGTCCTTGAAGCACTTATTGAGAGCGAGCTTAATGCCAGGTTACCTGAGGGAGAGCCACAGGAGTCATCTAATGGACTGACTGCTATGTCTCTCTAATTTTGCAGCAGTTGTGTTTCATAGGTTGAGACAATATTAAAAACAAGACTTATCAAATCATGGCACAGTCtgtacattgaaaaatatattttacatgacTTACCTGGACTTAACAAATACTAACAGTGACAGAGTTTATTTTAAGCCAGTAAAAAATAacctaaattaaaaacaaaacttcaaagtatgtacatatacatataattatggagatgggtctgataaaaaatacagtatatttatgcatttttagAAGGCGTaagtcactgttttttttttgggtaaCAATAATTGGATTTTAGAAAAAGTGGGTTTAGAAGAAGAGTTCAAGTAATAGAACATAAAAGAACCAAATTATTTTCAATGTGGCTTTCTAAGGAGAGCAACATCACCTACTAAAAATTGCGGATTTTAGAAACTGGgttatgaaatggaaaaaaaccaATTCCAGTAAAagttatttccttccttaaaCTCTTTAATGGCATCTTATTGTTTACAGATTAAAATCCAAGCTCCCAAACACGGAACACAAGACCTCACCTTGTTCCAGAAAACTTAGAAAGGTAGTTTCAATTCTCCACGCTTGACTCATGTCACTTCAACAACACTGGACTGTTTGTATTTCCTGACACACAGCACTGTTTCTTACATTTGTGATCTCTGTTCACAGTACCCACTCTGCCAGGAACTGTCAAAACCCCCACTCTCACCCTCAATCCAAATGCAATCCAGGTATTATTTCCCTAAGTAGCCACTTCTAATTTCTCCAGACTAAGTTACGTACCTCTCTGTTTCTATAAACCCATGTTCAGGTCAATTATTGTGCTTATTATATACTGATGTGTTCTGGCGTTTCTCCTGCCAATTGAACTGTGATCTCGTTCAGGGAAGCAGTGGGCTGTATTTATCCCTGTATCCCCAGAACTTAGCACAGTACTTGGCATGCTAGGCATTCAAGGACTCAATGATGTTATCAACACTATTAATGACTCTTCAGCCTAGTATGCAACAAAACTAAGGTTATATACttttaagtaaatagtaaataCAGATGCATACAGTTATTTTACTTATTGGTGTTTTGGCCTCTGGGAAACCAAAGATATAAATAGAGATATATTGAGTGTGAAGAACTGGAGATGCCACTGAAAGGTTTTAGCCATATCATCTCCAGATgatatggagaaaagaatgggggaaCTGTGTGGTAAATAGGTCAATCAGTCCAAAAGCAATGGCTTCAAAACATTGATAATCTGGATACTGATGCAAATCTAAATGAAAATTCTGCTGGTATCTGGTGAAAATGACACGTACTGGGTGGTAATAATGTGAATCAAAAATTATCTTCTTAAAGAACTGAGTAACTTTGAATGTACTTGAGTTGTATTCATAAATTCAACCTTTAACAATACAGAAAGCTAGCTGCTTATCTGTAATAATTTCTAAAATGGATAATATTTGAATTTTACTGAAATACTGATAAATCATATACATTAAGGAATGGAAGAAATCTCAGAGATAATTTGgtacattttatagatgaaagatactaaggcccagagaagttaagtgactttttGAAGGTCATATAAGTAGTTAGAAAGGCCAGgtcttttggattttttaaaaaaattaaactcagTTTTCCTTCTGCTACATATTACCTGAATTAGGATTTCACTTTTATTCTCCTAAAAATTATCAGTGAGGTTTATGTTCAATCCCAATAATACTAACAAGATTATTTGGGATGAACATTATTGTAGTAAAAATAAAGGATTTTTAGTTAAAGGTATTTCATAAACTATGCTAATACCATGGGAAATTTACTTAAGAATCTAAGATTATCTCAAGGAATAAATTACTgagcattaaaaattttaaatttgcataCTAAATAACTGATGAtaaattttatacaatttttctGAATGTTTGTCACCATTTAGAAAACAAATCTAATGAGTCAATCTGTCAACTCTAAAATTAAGTAAAAGTTATAAATAATTGGATTAACTGTTTTACTCTAATTACTATCATTTTTAACGATGTTATATCTTAATGGGATGAAACCATTCTTTTCTGTTTACCACTTTCcaatcttttcattaaaaaaattttttatgtttattttttcatcttgCTAGCCAAAGAAATAAGGGTTACTATGCTATATTTTCACAACATAGTAGGAAGGCAATACAAACCCTTAAAAACATAGTAGGCTCTGTGTTTCTCTCCAAATAACTGGCTGaattatttaaacaaatcatCTTCTTTTCGAGGGACCCAAATGACTAAACTGGGTTATGGAAAAGTGAGTGTGAGGTGTGACTATAATGCTAGAATATCAGAATATGGTACAGCTTCATTAGAATTTGAGCATGCGCTACAGGTAAGTGTATATTGAGTTGTTCTGAGGCTCCCTGAGTCTTACTGAGGGCATGACAGTTAGGGAGCCGGTGAAATAAACAGTAAACCTTTCCAGCCTGCAAGGTTTCATGTACTTACCTGACTTCCCAATGTGAATTCACCTGCAGGGGTGGGTTACCAGTCTGAAAAGTTTTAATTGCACTACTCTGAGGTTCTTGCAATCTTTTGTGCTAAACCACAATATTGAGTGGACTTTCAATGATGCTACAAAATAATAAGCATTTAATTTACTGTGTATAAGAGATACTAAGTACTAAGGAAAGTAAGTAACACTGATCATTGTGAAATTTAATATCTAAGAAACATTTAAACCTCCTAATGTGTTTGAAAATGCTTAGCCATATACAATTTACATTGTTATATAAAGGCTTTCATGATGTGACTCCCTGgctcttaaattttaaaaagcaaaataaaattcctAATTCTAAATTTTTGTCATTGCTCCTGAGGTTTGTGACTGAAGTAGAAGACTGGAAACATCCCAAATTGGTTCTTTATGAAACCACAGATTCAGTTGAAACCTGATTCAAAACTACATACAAATTATTTCAGACAAAATAAATACGTATGTTCATATTTATACAAATTTTCCTTATTACTCATAGAAACAAGCTTCATAAAATTTACATACTGAATACCATAAAAATCAGTTCTAATGAAGATTTCCCTGTCCTCCTAAATAAAAATGTCCATGTCTGAGGTATCACTTTAACACATGCCAATATGGCACATTTGCAAAACAACCCAGCAGTCTATCCTAACTATTCTTATCAGCACAGCATCATCTCTATGAGACTAATAGGCTGAAATAGACTTATCTTTTTAAATAGggaagaaatacaaaacaaaggAGGCAGGTGCTAGAAACCCTGCATTTCATAAAACATTGAAactgttataaatatttttaccaTCTTCCTGCAGACACCATTCATTAAAAAGCCCTAATCAAGACCAATAAAGCAGTTTCCTTTCCTACAGCATTAAAAAAGCTTAGATTTAAAAACAATAGTGAAGAATTTCACTCTTTATACATTATATAATAGTATATAAAGCTATTACATATTTCAGTTTCAAAAGAAAGCATCATCCCCTACTTAGCTTCATCCCTTAATTGACATGTGATTAAGCAACACTCATGAATGAACTGCCAGGTAGGTTACCTGTGTTGACTATAGTACAGTCATTTTACAATCAACTTATAAAGTAACAAATTAGCCAAACacacaaataccaaaaatgaTGTGTTCTGTATGTACAAAGATCCATAATTGGGGCATCCAGTGATTCAACACTTCATAGTCATAACATGTTAAAAATATATCTCCAGAGGGATAATGGTCCCAAATATGAAAAAATGTCTCTATGGAAAGAGCTGTGATTTATTGCAATGTATAATTATATAGCAAATTCCaaggtcaatttttaaaaacacatcttTAAATTTCATGGCTTAGGCTAAAATCTCAGTACTTTTTGGAGATTTCAGAACTATTAGAAGTGGAAGaatgcttttcctttttcctcttctttttttcctttttgtggtgttttcctttttttgacttgctctttttttcttttttcttctctttcttctgatacttttgtttcttttgttttgaagtGTCCTCATGAGTGGAACTGGATGAATAAGACCTATGGGCAATAATACATAGTAATTGCATTTATGGCTGACATGTAAATTTAAATGAGATTTGAACTGCTCTAAATTCTTCCTGGAACAAGGTGGGAGTATAAACATAAAGAAACTCAAATAAAAtgcttcatatatttatattctctTAAAATGTTGGTCACAGAAACTGATAAATAACTCTATTCTGTTCACATTAGCAATAAGTTTTGAATTTAGTAAGGATGAAATAGTTTTtctgtgattttgattttttcaGGTTATGCCTACACTTTCAAATTATATAAGGCAAACAAAGTGGCATTTACCAAGCCTCAATATAGAAACAATTGACTTGTGCATATACTAATAACTAATTAGCACATTCTCTTAAAAGAACTACAAAAAGATGCAATTACATAAAAAGGGCTGTAATTTCACCTTAATATAAATGGATGAAAGCTGAAAATtagcaaaataataatagctcttttgttaattcttttgatttttcaagTTAAGGTATTAGAACCCCTTGGATTGGTACAGATGAACACTTGTATTCCAATATAATTTTCATTAACTCCAAGAAGAATGCTTTTAAAGGAGTACTTTATAAAAATGAGAATGGGAATcatcatctttatttttctaatatcacTCTAATATTAAAGTGAAATAAACCTGTAGAATTCAttcttctaaaattaaaaagaaactgaagaaacaaaacagaaaaagtcaGTTGCTAAAATCATTCACAAAGAAACGTGTAACAATATACTAACACCCAAATGTGATATATTTGTGACAAGGCAGAAACTGAGttaactaaaaataaacaaagcatcTCAAGAGTTCAATGATTTGAACATTGGAAATTTGACAGAAACATAGAGGAGAAAAAGTAAATGTACCAGACAAGGTTTCAAGGCTATCTATGTCTTGATATAGTGACTTGTGTAAATTCCTTGAATAGCCTGCCTCTTTTAGTGATGCTGTGTCTTCTATTATATTCTATATCCCTTTCTCCTTGTCTACTTACTTAGACATCTGACCATCTGCTGAGGTTATTTCCTCAtgtattctcttttccttcttctgctCCATTATTCTCTAATCCTGTCTGCTTTCCTGTTTTAAAGAACCCTGCCTGACTTGACCTCTGGAATCTGACTAGTGCTTCTTACCTGCCTGCactttttgcttttactttttctgGTCCTAGGTTCTCTTTTATCAAAAACAAAATGTTAGGCTTTGGTACAGCAACACTGTTAGGCATTACTTTGTTGAATGCTCTTAGAAAAGTTAGTTTCATTTCAACTCGTCTGAGGTCACTGAGAAACCCACGACAGAGAGGTCTGAATAAATGATCTAGTATTATAAAACAAATGTATTGGTGTTGGAAGAAAATAGGTAATCTTACTTTTCCTATAACCAATACTGCTTGCTGTGCTAATGCAGAATGATTTCACAATACACTAGCTAGAAATTCTGACCTCTAGCTTCCTATTAATTTTTGGGTGATTATTTAATTCTAAACACTTGAAACTGAGGTGTTAAAATGTGTGGACTAATTACTCTATAAAAACTGCAACACCCTGTAAACACTGATATACAAAACCCAATTTAAATGTGTGAGAACTAGAATCCAAACAAGACAAAACCATGGCCAAGTACCTTAAAAAATGTTTATGCTTATATTTATTCTAGTATGAATGAAACTGCATTCATTAACCAGGGGAGAAActgcttctttattctttcaaTCAACTCTGTTACCCAAACAGTTGTCAAAACAGTCAACAGCAAAGattcacagggaagcagacttggcccagtggttagggcgtccgtctaccacatgggaggtccgcggttcaaaccccaggccattcttgacccgtgtgcagttggcccatgtgcagtgctgatgcatgcaaagagtgccctgccacgcaggggtgtcccctgcatagggaaggcccacacacaaggagtgcgccctgtaaggagagccgcccagcgcgaaagaaagtgcagcctgcccaggaatggcgctgcacacacggagagctgacacaagatgatgcaacaaaaagaaacacagattcccatgccgctgacaacaacagaagtggacaaagaagaacacgcagcaaacagacacagagaacagacaactggggcaggtaggcgggtgggaaggggagagaaataaataaatctttaaaaaaaaaaattcacaggtGGCTGATGAAGGTTCTCAAAAGATCTGAAGGAACTTCTAGCATTAGAAGTACATAAattcaattaattaatttcttaGCCATGAcaatgttttgaaaatatatttaagttcCAACTTCATACACATGAGGATGAAATATGACGAATTCGGGCATATGTCTAACTAAAGTTTTGGCTGATATCCTAAAATGacaaattctaaaatataaatagaatacataaaagAAGCAGAGGGCTATTAACTTTTTAtacttgatttgttaaaaaaaagtttaaggtggataagtgttccctttacctttttaaaaaaatatttcatttatttctctccccttcccctgcattgtctgctctctgtgtccattcactatgtgctattctgtgtccgcttgcattatctggtggcactgggaaactgcgtctctctattgctgcgtcatcttgctgcatcagctctctgtgtgtgtggcaccactcctgggcaggctgcgcttttttcatgcagggcggctctccttgtggggcgcactcctcgcgtggcacggcactcatgcgcagcagcgctgtgcgtgggccaccttaccacatggctcaggaggtgctggggatcaaCCCTAGACccttatggtagatggatgctctatcagttgagccacatttgcttccccccctttttttcttttgcctttatttttgattttttaaaaacttatttctctaccccccacactgtctgctttgtgtccattcgctatattttctttctgtgtctgcatcTATTCTCACTAGATGACTCCAAGAACTGatactgggaccttccagaatagGAGACAGATGATCATttgcttgcgccacctcagctccttgttaTGCTACATCTCTTACTGTATATTctgtgtgtcttgttgcatcatcttgctgtgccagctctccgcattggccggcactcctgtatTGGGGCactcccacgtgggccagcactcacgtgggccagctcaccatgcaggccagcttgccttcaccaggaggcaccggacattgaaccctggacctcctatatggtaaatgggagcaactgcttgagccacatctgtttccctattttTGATTCTTGATACCAAAGACTTTATTGTTTATGGAAACAACTCAATAGCTAATtcccattaagaaaaaaattatatccaATTAACGGAACTACACATGAAAAATAACATTATATAATTAATCCTGGACTCATAGTCTTGTTTTATGTTAAaataccttttccttttttttttcaatttgattttctccttgttttttgcttttctcttctcttcttcttcatttaattctgtgaaaataaaaaaaaatcaggtcaCTCTGAGTCTATATACATATACTAATATTGTATGTGATACAATTTAATTTTACAGGTTAGGATATTACACTTCATATTCTAGTAAAAAACTTCCCCtttcttgattatttttattcatttactacCTTAGAAAAGTATTacaggctttaaaaaaaagatttatttatttatcccctccattgtttgtgctggtgttgtctgctctctgtgtctgttttgtactctctgtgtttgttcatcttttctttttaagaggcaccaggaactgaacctaggaactcccatgtgtgggggaggcacccaattgtttgagccacatcagctccctcctTGTTGTGTGTTTCgatgtgtctcctcattgcatcagcttgccaggCCAGCCTATTgagctgtcttgctcatcttctttacaaggaactgagaaccaaacccaggacctcccagtgGGAATCGgtcacccaactgcttgagccacatctgctccctattacTTGCTTTTGataaaaacttcaaaagataATAATCATATAAAGTAAAAAGTCCAAGTACCCAATCTTTAATTCATGTGGGAAATCAATGTCAAAAATTGTTGAATATCCTTCcaggttttaaaaaacaaaacgaaagtgaagtttgtattttcttcttaaatgaaTTAAGATCATGTAATATGGATAATTTTCTAACTTGCTTTTAAAACTACACAGTTCAGTATGTATCCTCCCAGGCTTTTTCTCTAATAACCAAATCCAGACATACTCTCTTATGTATACATAGTTATATATATAAGccctaaatttttttctcttgaaaaaCTGATCATGGCATATATAATTGCAACttgtttcttttacttaacataGTAGACATTTCCCCTTGTCATTAACCATAAAtcagtctcatttttaaaaagagatcagTGTTCATTGTACACATGAACTatgatttatttatccatttcccTTTAGATGgataattaagtttatttccagtttttctttcttagaaACAGTAAGCACTAGTAATCCTGTAAGTACACCTTTGTATATGTGAGAAGTATTTCTGTATGGGATACTTTTAAACttagatttaaataaaaattattacattcAATTATACTTGaatttaatagaagaaaataaaacagaaataaaataaaaatattcaagttttaaatatttctcttccAGAAGAAAAACGATTTCCCAGGAAAGCTCTCTAAGGTTAAGAAAAAAGTATTTAGTTTCTAAGTAATTAGGGATTTTTCAGGTAGCTTTCTGTTGTTGAGCTCTAATTCAATTTTCTTATGCTTAGATAACATACTTTGTATAACctgaatccttttaaatttattgagacttgttttatggcacAGAATAAGGCTTATCTTGGTGGAAGTTTTTGTgttcacttgaaaaaaatgtgttctgcTGATGCTGGGTAAGGTGCTCTGTAAATGTCCAATAGGTCAAGTTGGTTGATAGTGTTAGAATGTCTTCTATATCTTCACTGATTTATTGTCTGCTTGTTCCACCATTTACTGAGAGAGGAGTATTGAAATTCCCATctataattgtggatttatcttcctccttgTAGTTCTATTATGtgttgcttcatatattttaaaactcttttattAGATACATA
Protein-coding sequences here:
- the SREK1IP1 gene encoding protein SREK1IP1 is translated as MAIPGCNKDNVRAGCKKCGYPGHLTFECRNFLRVDPKRDIVLDVSSTSSEDSDEENEELNKLQALQEKKLNEEEEKRKAKNKEKIKLKKKRKRSYSSSSTHEDTSKQKKQKYQKKEKKKEKKSKSKKGKHHKKEKKKRKKEKHSSTSNSSEISKKY